The Devosia sp. SD17-2 genome includes a region encoding these proteins:
- a CDS encoding sugar ABC transporter permease, whose protein sequence is MPQLRMTGRGLWITALIVPPLAFVALFIVYPIISAFAYAFFDWQGLRRGDFVGLENFHTVLFVEPYRSWTLNAFKNNVIVFFALMVLQNGLGFILAYALWRELPGARFHRIAVFLPVVLSTIIVAYLFKLFYHPLFGVVNISLKSVGLGWLAQPWLGQGGTALWSIIIAQAWHMVGFPTLVFLAGMQRIPGEILDAVRMETESEWVKITKIVWPLVAPSATIVFTLLFVGAFNWFELPYIMGGLDGSPFGSTDVLGLYFYRTAFGNVSSGQQDFGLGSALAVLIFIFIAAVAGVITTRLRAREIQL, encoded by the coding sequence ATGCCCCAACTTCGGATGACTGGCCGCGGCCTTTGGATTACCGCGCTGATCGTGCCGCCACTGGCTTTTGTGGCGCTGTTCATCGTCTATCCGATCATTTCCGCCTTCGCTTATGCCTTCTTCGACTGGCAGGGCCTGCGGCGGGGCGATTTTGTCGGTCTCGAAAATTTCCATACGGTGTTGTTCGTCGAGCCTTATCGGAGCTGGACGCTCAATGCGTTCAAGAACAACGTCATCGTCTTTTTCGCGCTGATGGTGCTGCAGAACGGGCTGGGGTTCATCCTGGCCTATGCGCTCTGGCGCGAACTTCCGGGGGCCCGGTTCCACCGTATCGCGGTGTTCCTGCCGGTAGTGCTTTCGACCATCATCGTCGCCTATCTCTTCAAGCTCTTCTATCACCCGCTGTTTGGCGTGGTGAACATATCGCTCAAGTCCGTTGGGCTCGGCTGGCTGGCACAGCCGTGGCTGGGGCAGGGCGGCACGGCGCTCTGGAGCATCATCATCGCCCAGGCGTGGCATATGGTGGGCTTTCCGACCCTCGTTTTCCTGGCCGGCATGCAGCGTATTCCGGGCGAAATTCTCGATGCCGTGCGCATGGAGACCGAGAGCGAGTGGGTGAAGATCACCAAGATCGTCTGGCCGCTGGTTGCGCCGAGCGCGACCATCGTGTTCACCCTGCTGTTCGTGGGCGCCTTCAACTGGTTTGAACTGCCCTACATCATGGGTGGCCTCGATGGTTCGCCCTTCGGTTCCACTGACGTTCTGGGCCTTTATTTCTATCGTACCGCCTTCGGCAATGTGTCGTCGGGGCAGCAGGATTTCGGGCTTGGCAGCGCGCTGGCGGTGCTGATCTTCATCTTCATCGCAGCGGTTGCCGGCGTGATCACGACACGGCTGCGCGCCCGGGAGATCCAGCTATGA
- a CDS encoding N-acetylmannosamine-6-phosphate 2-epimerase → MMLPRGLVVSCQARADNPLHGPQFMGAMALAARDGGAVAIRANGPEDIAAVKAAGLPVIGIHKVFSDAYPVYITPDFAAAEAIVAAGAEIVALDCTMRGRDGENPDILVRRIREELGAEVFADISTLEEGLAAADWGATYVATTLSGYTEATQPKPETPDLKLVEQLVARLSIPVVAEGRYNSPDLVRQGFEAGAHAIVVGTMITNPREITKAFVRQGVPQ, encoded by the coding sequence ATGATGTTGCCGCGAGGGCTTGTCGTCTCCTGCCAGGCACGGGCAGACAATCCGCTGCACGGTCCCCAGTTCATGGGCGCCATGGCTCTGGCCGCCCGCGACGGCGGCGCAGTAGCGATCCGCGCCAATGGGCCTGAGGACATTGCTGCGGTGAAGGCTGCGGGCCTGCCGGTGATCGGCATCCACAAAGTGTTTTCGGACGCCTATCCGGTTTATATCACCCCCGATTTCGCGGCGGCTGAAGCGATCGTGGCGGCAGGGGCCGAGATTGTCGCGCTCGACTGCACGATGCGCGGGAGAGACGGGGAAAACCCTGATATTCTCGTGCGGCGCATTCGCGAGGAACTGGGCGCAGAGGTGTTTGCGGACATTTCGACGCTCGAGGAAGGGCTTGCCGCCGCGGACTGGGGCGCGACCTATGTCGCCACCACGCTCTCGGGCTATACCGAGGCAACCCAGCCCAAGCCGGAAACGCCCGACCTGAAACTGGTCGAGCAATTGGTTGCGCGCCTCTCCATCCCGGTGGTCGCCGAAGGGCGATACAATTCGCCTGATCTCGTGCGGCAGGGGTTTGAGGCCGGGGCCCATGCCATTGTGGTGGGCACGATGATTACGAACCCGCGCGAGATTACGAAAGCCTTTGTGCGCCAGGGCGTGCCGCAGTGA
- a CDS encoding carbohydrate ABC transporter permease: MSAASSMNYYDRKGILGTLGRDGLLQIILIANTVIMLAPIVIMVFSAFKTTPQIFQSPFSIPDFTQVSNFAKIWTQTNFLRYLMNSFIVTGASMVLILTLGTMAAYAIGRYQFKGSTFILMFFLAGLTLPLKLAIIPLFMLMRDLSILNNQLSLIFVYTAMGLPSTVFIMTGFIRSLPNELEDAARMDGASEARIMWAIMLPLVKPAMVIAAIQNVVPIWNDFFFPLVFIQNDDLKTLPQGLTTFMGEYTTDWGVLFSGLTLSAAPIIIIYILLSKQFIAGMTSGAVK; encoded by the coding sequence ATGAGTGCGGCTTCGAGCATGAACTATTATGACCGCAAGGGTATTCTGGGCACGCTGGGCCGGGATGGGCTGCTGCAGATCATCCTGATCGCCAACACGGTCATCATGCTGGCGCCGATCGTCATCATGGTCTTCTCGGCCTTCAAGACGACGCCGCAGATCTTCCAGTCGCCGTTCTCGATCCCAGATTTCACCCAGGTATCGAACTTCGCCAAGATCTGGACGCAGACCAATTTCCTGCGCTACCTGATGAACTCCTTCATCGTAACCGGCGCCTCCATGGTGTTGATCCTGACGCTGGGGACCATGGCCGCCTATGCGATCGGGCGCTATCAGTTCAAGGGCTCGACCTTTATTCTGATGTTCTTCCTTGCCGGGCTGACGCTGCCGCTCAAGCTCGCCATCATCCCGCTCTTCATGCTGATGCGGGACCTGTCGATCCTCAACAACCAGCTCAGCCTGATCTTCGTCTATACGGCCATGGGCCTGCCCTCGACCGTCTTCATCATGACCGGTTTTATCCGCAGCCTGCCCAACGAATTGGAGGACGCGGCGCGCATGGATGGAGCCAGCGAGGCCCGGATCATGTGGGCGATCATGCTGCCGCTGGTGAAGCCGGCCATGGTGATTGCAGCCATCCAGAACGTGGTGCCGATCTGGAACGACTTCTTCTTCCCGCTGGTGTTCATCCAGAACGATGATCTCAAAACCCTGCCGCAGGGGCTGACCACTTTCATGGGCGAATATACGACCGACTGGGGCGTGCTGTTCTCCGGGCTGACGCTGTCGGCAGCGCCGATCATCATCATCTATATCCTGCTCTCCAAGCAGTTCATCGCCGGCATGACCTCGGGAGCGGTCAAATGA
- a CDS encoding BadF/BadG/BcrA/BcrD ATPase family protein encodes MTEVHLGLDIGGTASRWVLCDAGGAEVARGKASGATGHVFNPAENARLKAALASIRAEIDRTKFAISSITLGMTGFGNGVADEVKAMLAEAFGVDTGRMIVIDDVVLAYMANFAPGEGHLVSAGTGSIAVHIAADGQFTRVGGRGILIDDAGAGSWIALRALDRIYRTLDHTGSFADVQLLADSLFKEIGGNDWGDVRQFVYAGDRGRIGTLAVGVAAAAEAGDATALDILREAGNELALLIEALTARIGPRPAGFIGGVLSLHRIIEETIRARLVGQDVRRLSADASLAAAQLQVTDPQGWRRVLEAMA; translated from the coding sequence GTGACCGAAGTCCATCTCGGCCTTGATATAGGCGGCACTGCCAGTCGCTGGGTGCTATGTGACGCTGGTGGCGCGGAAGTGGCGCGCGGCAAGGCCAGCGGCGCCACCGGACATGTGTTCAATCCGGCGGAGAACGCACGGCTCAAGGCTGCGCTGGCGTCCATCCGCGCCGAGATCGACCGGACGAAGTTCGCCATTTCGAGCATAACGCTGGGCATGACCGGCTTTGGCAATGGCGTGGCCGACGAGGTCAAGGCCATGCTGGCCGAGGCGTTCGGCGTGGACACAGGCCGGATGATCGTCATCGACGATGTGGTGCTCGCCTATATGGCCAACTTTGCGCCGGGCGAGGGTCATCTGGTTTCGGCGGGGACGGGCTCGATTGCCGTCCATATCGCGGCGGATGGGCAATTCACCCGGGTCGGTGGCCGCGGCATTCTGATCGATGATGCGGGGGCAGGCAGCTGGATTGCGCTGCGAGCGCTCGACCGGATCTATCGCACGCTTGACCATACCGGGTCATTTGCCGACGTCCAGCTTTTGGCGGACAGTCTCTTCAAGGAAATTGGCGGCAATGACTGGGGCGATGTGCGCCAGTTCGTCTATGCCGGCGACCGTGGCCGGATCGGCACTCTTGCCGTTGGTGTTGCCGCGGCGGCGGAGGCCGGGGATGCGACGGCGCTGGACATCCTGCGGGAGGCGGGAAATGAACTGGCACTGCTGATCGAGGCGCTGACGGCGCGGATTGGTCCGCGCCCGGCGGGCTTTATCGGCGGCGTGCTGAGCCTCCACCGGATTATCGAAGAGACCATTCGGGCGCGGCTCGTCGGCCAGGATGTGCGGCGTCTCAGCGCCGATGCGAGCTTGGCTGCGGCGCAGCTGCAGGTCACTGACCCGCAAGGCTGGCGCCGCGTTCTCGAAGCCATGGCTTAA
- a CDS encoding extracellular solute-binding protein, producing MKKTMIRAGAALGAVLVAAPAFAQDITFWSWRQEDRAAYEQFIDTFEAANPGITVKFEAFEAANYNTILSTALAGGTGPDVMMVRAYGGLENVAAAGYLEALSADNVPELADFAEPALAAETLRSDGKVYAVPFASQTQLVIYNKAIFDANGLEEPQSWDELVALSQKLKDAGVIPFANGTATAWQNETVTFGLGSSLMGKDFHEELMAGTADFTDARFTGALGEIAAVATEYFPDGFIGLDYPSAQQLFASGMAGMFIGGSYEVATFKGLNPEIEVGVFAAPGKTAEDDKLVGLYFDGGYAANATGANKEASLKFLSYLASVEFGQAFADSLSNISTVPGVNFNDPLLAEVNELNQSSIPYLMLAHFRYGEPSGSVLIQGEMQKLFAGETTPEAIGEALTTGLAAWYEPFKK from the coding sequence ATGAAGAAGACCATGATCCGCGCCGGTGCCGCTCTTGGTGCCGTGCTCGTCGCGGCCCCGGCATTCGCCCAGGACATCACGTTCTGGAGCTGGCGCCAGGAAGACCGCGCTGCCTATGAGCAGTTCATCGATACGTTCGAAGCCGCCAACCCCGGCATCACGGTCAAGTTCGAGGCCTTTGAGGCGGCAAATTACAACACGATCCTGTCGACCGCGCTTGCTGGTGGCACGGGCCCGGACGTGATGATGGTGCGCGCCTATGGCGGCCTTGAGAACGTTGCTGCTGCCGGCTATCTCGAAGCGCTTTCGGCCGACAATGTGCCGGAACTGGCAGATTTCGCGGAGCCGGCTCTGGCTGCCGAGACCCTGCGTTCCGACGGCAAGGTCTACGCCGTCCCGTTCGCCAGCCAGACCCAGCTCGTGATCTATAACAAGGCCATTTTCGATGCCAATGGCCTCGAAGAGCCCCAGAGCTGGGACGAGCTGGTCGCGCTGAGCCAGAAGCTCAAGGACGCCGGCGTTATCCCCTTTGCCAATGGCACTGCAACTGCCTGGCAGAATGAAACCGTGACCTTTGGCCTTGGCTCCTCGCTGATGGGCAAGGACTTCCATGAAGAGCTGATGGCTGGCACTGCCGACTTCACCGATGCGCGCTTCACCGGCGCCTTGGGTGAGATCGCGGCTGTCGCTACCGAATACTTCCCCGACGGCTTTATCGGCCTCGACTATCCGTCCGCCCAGCAGCTGTTTGCATCGGGCATGGCCGGCATGTTCATCGGCGGCTCCTATGAAGTGGCAACGTTCAAGGGCCTCAACCCCGAGATCGAAGTCGGCGTGTTCGCAGCTCCCGGCAAGACCGCTGAAGACGACAAGCTCGTCGGCCTCTATTTCGACGGTGGCTATGCAGCCAATGCGACCGGCGCCAACAAGGAAGCTTCGCTCAAGTTCCTGAGCTACCTGGCCAGCGTCGAGTTCGGCCAGGCCTTTGCCGACTCGCTGAGCAATATCTCGACCGTTCCGGGCGTTAACTTCAACGACCCGCTGCTGGCCGAAGTCAACGAGCTCAACCAGTCGTCCATCCCCTATCTGATGCTGGCGCACTTCCGTTATGGCGAACCCTCCGGTTCGGTGCTGATTCAGGGCGAAATGCAGAAGCTGTTCGCCGGTGAAACCACGCCGGAAGCCATCGGCGAAGCTCTGACCACCGGCCTGGCTGCCTGGTACGAACCGTTCAAGAAGTAA
- a CDS encoding membrane-bound PQQ-dependent dehydrogenase, glucose/quinate/shikimate family, with the protein MPQARHGFGFWAVRILAVVMILFGLPIAAGGAWLITLGGSWYYLLAGIGLIASGIFLWRHEMLGVWIYLLTFAGTLVWALWERGMDGWAQLPRLFAPTIILILVLISIPALKRSFGGGRAAFAASIMGLGALGLSGGILTSVQQTELVAQETPAPETEPAAPVTAPAPEAASSETSVAQVPETPAARAPGIVAEVGADWPAYGGTYEAVRFSPLAQITPDNIDRLERIWEFNTGDMPSEAAEGKYSPENTPLKVGNNLYLCTAMNILIAIDAASGLEEWRYDPGVSTDAIPYGATCRGVAFYEVPDATPDEACATRILVGTLDARLIAVDAQTGQPCADFGVQGQVNLEEGIGDTVPGWYAVTSPPTIVRGVAVLGAQVKDGQDEDAPSGVVRGYDAVTGELAWAWDLGNPSNRGAPPEGEVYTRGTPNMWTIAAADEELGLVYLPLGNSSVDYYGSNRSALENEYATALVAVDATSGDDVWHFQTVRNDVWDYDLGSQPSLIDFPTADGPVPALVLASKQGDIYILDRATGESLFAVEEREVPQGGVEPDYLSPTQPFSAYHTLAFPDLTEADMWGMTPLDQLWCRIQFRQSHYEGIYTPPTTDQHWIQYPGYNGGNDWGSVAIDLERGLLIANYNNMPNHNRLVPREEADAAGLAPIYAADGQGETALGEAGPQIGAPYAIDVNAGWRMPTGLLCTQPPYGGIRAIDLATGETVWDRPFGQARNNGPFGIPTFLPLDIGTPNNGGPIITAGGLIFIAATTDDLIHAIDIETGETVWTDILPGGGQTTPISYEVNGRQYIVIAPGGHHFMETAISDAVIAYALPEE; encoded by the coding sequence GGCACCCTCGTCTGGGCGCTTTGGGAACGGGGCATGGACGGCTGGGCACAATTGCCACGCCTCTTCGCCCCCACCATCATTCTCATTCTCGTGCTGATCTCCATACCCGCGCTCAAGCGCTCCTTCGGCGGCGGCCGCGCGGCCTTTGCCGCCTCGATTATGGGTCTGGGCGCGCTGGGCCTGTCTGGCGGTATTCTCACCTCTGTCCAGCAGACAGAACTCGTCGCCCAGGAGACGCCTGCGCCCGAGACGGAGCCAGCAGCACCCGTCACAGCGCCTGCGCCCGAAGCAGCTTCATCTGAAACTTCGGTGGCGCAAGTGCCCGAAACACCGGCCGCCCGCGCCCCCGGCATTGTGGCAGAAGTCGGCGCGGACTGGCCAGCCTATGGTGGCACCTACGAAGCCGTACGCTTCTCGCCCCTCGCCCAGATCACGCCGGACAATATTGATCGACTGGAACGCATCTGGGAATTCAACACCGGCGACATGCCATCCGAAGCCGCAGAGGGCAAATACTCGCCAGAAAACACGCCTCTCAAGGTGGGCAATAACCTTTACCTCTGCACGGCCATGAACATCCTCATCGCCATCGACGCCGCCAGCGGTCTCGAAGAGTGGCGCTATGACCCCGGCGTCTCCACCGACGCCATCCCCTATGGCGCAACCTGCCGCGGGGTCGCCTTTTACGAGGTCCCCGACGCCACGCCCGATGAGGCTTGTGCCACCCGTATCCTCGTCGGCACGCTGGACGCCCGTCTCATCGCTGTGGACGCACAGACGGGCCAGCCTTGCGCCGATTTCGGCGTGCAGGGTCAGGTCAATCTCGAAGAAGGCATCGGCGACACGGTCCCTGGCTGGTATGCCGTCACCTCGCCCCCCACCATTGTTCGCGGCGTTGCTGTTCTGGGCGCGCAGGTCAAGGACGGGCAGGACGAGGACGCACCGTCGGGCGTCGTACGTGGCTATGATGCCGTCACCGGCGAACTCGCCTGGGCTTGGGATCTCGGCAACCCGTCCAATCGCGGCGCCCCGCCAGAAGGCGAAGTCTATACCCGCGGCACCCCAAATATGTGGACCATCGCAGCCGCCGACGAGGAGCTCGGCCTCGTCTACCTGCCGCTCGGCAATTCCTCGGTCGACTATTACGGCTCCAACCGCAGCGCACTTGAAAACGAATACGCGACAGCACTTGTCGCCGTGGATGCCACGAGCGGCGACGACGTCTGGCACTTCCAGACCGTGCGCAATGACGTCTGGGATTATGATCTGGGCTCCCAGCCCTCACTGATCGATTTCCCGACAGCAGACGGACCGGTGCCCGCTCTGGTGCTCGCCTCAAAGCAGGGCGACATCTACATCCTTGATCGCGCCACCGGTGAATCTCTCTTCGCCGTAGAGGAGCGCGAAGTCCCTCAGGGCGGCGTGGAGCCCGACTATCTCTCGCCCACCCAGCCCTTTTCGGCTTACCACACCCTGGCCTTCCCGGACCTGACCGAGGCCGACATGTGGGGCATGACCCCGCTCGACCAGCTCTGGTGCCGCATCCAGTTCCGCCAGTCCCACTACGAGGGCATCTACACCCCGCCCACGACCGACCAGCACTGGATCCAGTATCCCGGCTATAATGGCGGTAATGACTGGGGGAGCGTCGCCATCGATCTCGAACGTGGCCTGCTCATCGCCAATTATAACAACATGCCCAACCACAACCGGCTTGTTCCCCGCGAGGAAGCCGACGCGGCAGGCCTCGCGCCCATCTATGCAGCCGACGGTCAGGGTGAGACTGCGCTCGGTGAGGCCGGCCCGCAGATCGGTGCGCCCTATGCCATCGACGTCAATGCCGGCTGGCGCATGCCCACGGGCCTGCTCTGCACCCAGCCCCCCTATGGCGGCATTCGCGCCATTGACCTGGCGACCGGTGAAACTGTCTGGGATCGCCCCTTCGGTCAGGCCCGGAACAACGGCCCGTTCGGCATCCCGACCTTCCTCCCGCTCGATATCGGCACGCCCAATAATGGCGGCCCGATCATCACGGCTGGCGGCCTCATCTTCATTGCCGCCACCACCGATGATCTCATCCACGCCATTGATATCGAGACTGGAGAAACCGTCTGGACCGACATCCTCCCCGGCGGCGGGCAGACGACGCCGATCAGCTATGAGGTCAATGGCCGCCAATATATCGTCATCGCGCCGGGCGGGCATCACTTCATGGAAACGGCCATCAGCGACGCAGTTATCGCCTACGCCCTGCCCGAGGAGTGA
- a CDS encoding ABC transporter ATP-binding protein, with amino-acid sequence MAQLSLRGIKKRFKDTAVLHGIDLEIGDREFVVFVGPSGCGKSTLLRLIAGLDPITDGEFVLNGQRMNDVPPSRRGIAMVFQSYALYPHMDVYENMAFGARLMGLTKDEVEARIAEAARMLRLEPLLKRKPRELSGGQRQRVAIGRALVRKPAVFLLDEPLSNLDAALRSEVRLEIAKLHRDIGGTMIYVTHDQVEAMTLADKIVVMNAGRIEQVGSPRELYETPANTFVATFIGSPRMTLVDVERRGERLTLGQDGGSVALGNVPADGKLKLGIRSDAVKLSRAAGEGFAGQVVYTEYLGDNAYVYVRLADGTLLAARTTPNDLYAPDEIVTIGVDPAGVHYFSAEDGRRLAQ; translated from the coding sequence TTGGCTCAACTGTCACTGCGCGGCATCAAGAAGCGTTTCAAGGACACGGCCGTGCTGCACGGGATCGATCTCGAGATCGGTGATCGTGAGTTCGTGGTGTTTGTCGGCCCGTCCGGCTGTGGCAAGTCGACCCTTTTGCGTCTGATCGCCGGGCTCGATCCGATCACCGATGGCGAATTCGTCCTCAACGGACAGCGCATGAACGACGTGCCACCGTCGCGTCGCGGCATTGCCATGGTGTTTCAGTCCTATGCGCTCTACCCGCATATGGACGTCTACGAGAACATGGCCTTCGGTGCCCGTCTGATGGGGCTCACCAAGGATGAGGTGGAGGCACGTATCGCCGAGGCGGCGCGGATGCTGCGGCTTGAGCCGCTGCTCAAGCGCAAGCCGCGCGAATTGTCTGGTGGGCAGCGGCAGCGCGTGGCCATCGGTCGGGCGCTGGTGCGCAAGCCGGCAGTGTTTCTGCTCGACGAACCGCTTTCCAACCTCGACGCGGCGCTCCGTTCGGAAGTGCGCCTCGAGATCGCCAAGCTGCACCGCGATATCGGCGGTACCATGATCTATGTGACCCATGATCAGGTCGAGGCCATGACGCTGGCCGACAAGATCGTGGTGATGAATGCAGGCCGGATCGAGCAGGTCGGCAGCCCGCGCGAACTTTACGAGACGCCGGCCAATACCTTTGTCGCGACCTTCATCGGTTCGCCGCGTATGACGCTGGTCGATGTCGAGCGCCGGGGCGAACGGCTGACCTTGGGCCAGGACGGCGGCAGCGTCGCGCTGGGCAATGTGCCCGCCGATGGCAAGCTCAAGCTTGGTATCCGCTCCGACGCGGTGAAGCTTTCCCGTGCAGCCGGCGAGGGGTTTGCCGGCCAGGTGGTCTACACCGAGTATCTCGGTGACAACGCCTATGTCTACGTACGCCTTGCCGATGGCACGCTCTTGGCGGCGCGCACGACCCCCAATGATCTTTATGCACCCGACGAGATTGTGACGATCGGCGTCGACCCGGCCGGCGTGCATTATTTTTCCGCCGAGGATGGCCGGCGGTTGGCGCAGTAG